TTAACTATAGCTTCATAAGTTCTATTTCTTCCTGTAACATCATCGGATTTTACCGTAAGCATCTCATGAAGTGTATATGCTGCACCGTATCCTTCAAGTGCCCAAACTTCCATCTCTCCGAAACGCTGACCACCAAACTGAGCCTTTCCACCCAAAGGCTGCTGCGTAACAAGAGAGTAAGGTCCAACGCTTCTTGCATGCACTTTATCATCAACAAGGTGATGCAGTTTTAGAACATACATAACACCAACAGTCACGGGCTCTTTAAACTTCTCACCCGTTATACCGTCGTAAACTTCGCTCTTGAGCTCTTTAAAGCCCACCATATCCATTAAATACTTCAAATCCTTCTCTTTTGCACCTTCAAAGACAGGGTTGGCAAAGTGAACGCCATTCTTCCACTCTTTTGCATACTTTTCTATCTCTTCATCGCTCAAAGAGTCTATGAACTCTTCTGCTTTCTTGCTATTGAATATTCTCTTGATAAAATCCCTTAACAAATCCCTTCTGCCTGCCTTTAGAAGCTCATCTATCTTTTTACCCAAGCCCTTTGAAAGCCATCCAAGATGCGTCTCCATTATCTGACCTATGTTCATTCTGGAAGGAACACCAAGTGGATTGAGCACTATGTCAACGGGCGTTCCATCTTCCAAGAATGGTAAATCCTGAACAGGCAGAATTTTAGAGACAACACCCTTGTTTCCATGTCGTCCACTCATCTTATCGCCAACGGAGAGCTTTCTCTTCGTCGCTATATAAACATTGACAACAGAGATAACGCCCGGTGGTAGGTCGCTCTCCTTCTCTATGCTCTTGATGAGTTTATTATGATGCTCTTTTATAGATTTTTCCATCTCTCTGTAATGTTTGTTTAATGACTTTAAGTCAAAACCCTTAGGCAGCAATCTCTCAAGTTCCCTTTCATTTAAACCTTCAAGCTCTTCTGAGTTTATAGCTTTACCTTTCTTGAATACCTTTGAACCAACCTTTATATCTTCTTCTGGTGCATGCCCTATGATTGCTTCTTTTAAGCTGTCTATCTTCAGCTTTTGAAGGAGTTTAAGCTTATTCTTTAACTCTTTTTCTATCTTCTGCTTCTCTTGAGCTATTATCTCTTTTTCTCGTGGATTTACATCTGCTCCACGTCTGTGAAGTATCTTAACATCGACAACGATACCCGATGTGTCAGGTGGAACCCTTAACGAAGAGTCTGCAACATTGGCAGCCTTTTCACCAAAGATAGAGCGTAAAAGTTTCTCTTCAGGTGAGTAATGCGTCTCTGCCTTTGGCGTAACCTTACCAACAAGTATATCTCCGGGCTTTACATAAGCTCCAATCCTTACAATACCGTTTTTATCAAGGTTTCTTAGGGTTTCGCTTGATGCGTTTGGAACATCTGCCGTAATCTCTTCCATTCCGAATTTCGTATCTCTGACATATACGCTAAACTCTTTTATATGAATTGAAGTGTATAGGTCTTCTTCAACAACCCTTCGTGAAATCGTGATACCATCTTCATAGTTATAGCCACGCCAAGAGACAAAAGCAACGACAAGGTTTTTACCCAAAGCAAGCTCGCCTTTATCCATTGAAGGACCGTCAGCTATAATTTGGCCTTCTTTTACATAATCTCCAACATCAACAACAGGCGTCTGCGTAAAGCAGGTATCCTGGTTTGACCTTAAAAACTTCTTCAACGGATAAACATCAAGCTCATAGCCATCTTCTGTCTTAACTGCAACATAAATTTTGTCGTCTATTCTTACAACCTTACCATCTCTTTTTGCCACAACAGCGTATCTTGAGTATTTAGCGACAACAGGCTCAAGACCCGTTCCAACAAGCGGAGCTTCAGGCCTTATCAAAGGCACAGCCTGTCTCTGCATGTTTGAGCCCATTAATGCCCTGTTTGCGTCGTCATGCTCCAAGAACGGTATCAAGCCTGCAGCAACAGAGACTATTTGGTTCGGAGAAACATCCATTAAGTCAATCTCTGTGTTGCGAACAACAACAAACTCTCCATCTTTCCTTGCTGCAACATACTCATTCTTGAATGTTCCATCTTCATTCAACGGAGCAGATGCCTGAGCGATTATATGTCCTTTCTCCTTGGATGCACTCAGATAAACAACTTCGTCTGTAACCCTTCCATCCTTGACAATCCTGTAAGGTGTCTCTATAAAGCCCAGTTCGTTTATGTTTGCGTATATTGCCAACGAAGAGATAAGTCCAATATTTGCGCCTTCTGGTGTCTCGATAGGACATATCCTTCCGTAATGGGTTGGATGGACATCTCTAACTTCAAAGCCAGCTCTCTCCCTTGTTAATCCGCCGCTTCCTAAAGCCGACAATCTTCTTTTATGTGATATTTCAGAGAGTATATTGGTCTGGTCCATAAACTGAGATAACTGACCCGTAGCAAAGAAATCCTTTATGGCAACGGCAACGGGTTTTGTGTTTATGACATCATAAGGCATTATGTTGTCGATTTCACGCATCACCATCTTGTCTTTGATGAGCCTTTGCATACGCAACAGGCCATTTCTTATCTCTCTGTAAAGTTGATCACCTACAAGATTGACTTTTCTGTTGCTTAAACTGTCAACATCGTCTGGATAGACCTGGTCATTCTCAAGCAGAACAATATGTCTCATTATGCCAACAAGGTCATCTTTGGTTAAAACCCTTACATCTTCTGGCACATCTATATTAAAGGTTTCATTGAGCCTTATTCTTCCTTCTAAGGAAACATCGTATCGCTCTGGATTGAAAAACAGATTCTCAAAAAACCTTTTTGCATCTTCAATCGATGTATGCTCACCCGGCCTTAAAAGTGTGTGGATAAAGATTCTGGCAACATCTTCGTCATCTAAGCCTTCAGGTAAAGCAACCCTTCTTTTATTCAGAACTTCCCTTGCCGCAACAAGCGTATTGAGAATAAGGTAATCGTCAAACTTAGAATAAACAACATCAAACTCTGCATCAAACTCTTTGATAAAACTCAGCTTCTCCTTTGTTAGTTTTGTTGCTGGGCGGATAATCTCTTCTTCGTCGTCAACATTTATTTTCAAAGGCGTTGCTAAAAATTTACCCTGTAAATCAGACTCTCTTATTGGCACATACTCAACATTGGCTTCAGATAGTGTCTTAAAAGCCCTTGTTGTTATCTTCTTGCCTTCTTTGACAACAACTTCTCCATTTACTTCTATGTCAAGGTCTGCCCTTAATCCTATTATTGACTCGTTCAGCTTAGCATATATATTTCCATCTTCAATTTTGACATGGATAGTCTCATAAAATGTTTTGAGTATTTCGCTCTCATCCATACCCAAAGCTTGAAGAAGGATAGTGGCAGGAAACTTCTTTTTTCTGTCTATGCGTGTTGAAAGAATCTCTCTCGTCTCTGTCTCAAATTCTATCCAGCTGCCCCTTTCTGGTATAATCTGACCATAAAACAGACCACGACCAGCAAACTCAGAGAGCTTTTTAAATATGACACCCGGAGACCTGTGAAGCTGACCAACAATAACCCTTTCAACGCCGTTTATTATAAAGCTTCCAGTCTCTGTAATTAAAGGCAACTCACCAACATAGATGTTCTGCTCTTTTATATCTTCAATGTCCAATTTCTCGCCTGTATGCTCATCTATGTTCCACTGGGTAAGTCTAACCTTCAAAATCAAATTACCTGTATATGAGAGACCCTTTATTTTACACTCTTCTGGTGAAAATTTCGGCGGTGTTATCTCCCAATCCACAAGGTCAAGCCTTAGCCTTCCGTGAACATCATCTATAGGAAAAATGGACCTAAGTGCATTATCCAGATTTTTTTCTCTTTTGCTGTTTTTGTCTACAAACTCTTTAAAAGAATTTATGTTAAGCCTTAAAAGGTCAGGAATTTCCAAAACCTTTTTAGTTTTTGAGAAGTTAACTCTCATTCTGTATTGCAATTTCAGAGGCTCAGCCATTATGCACCTCGTTTATTTTTTAGAAAGATTTTTTAGAAAAAAAAAGGAAAGAGACATAAAGCCCCTTTCCTTTATCCGATAAACCCACCTTAAAAGTTATTATTTAATCTCAACTTCAGCGCCAGCTTCTTCTAATTTTGCCTTAATCTGCTCAGCTTCTTCTTTGCTTACCTTCTCTTTTACTGCCTTTGGAGCAGAGTCAACCAATGCTTTTGCCTCTTTCAGGCCAAGACCCGTTATCTCTCTTACAACCTTGATGACCTGGATCTTCTTATCTCCTGCCTTGTTAAGAACAACATCAAACTCTGTCTTCTCCTCAGCAGCAGCTTCACCACCGCCAGCAGCAGGTGCAGCAGCAGCTACAGCAGCAACAGGAGCAGCAGCACTTACGCCAAACTTATCTTCAAGCTCCTTAACAAACTCTGCCAACTCAACAACTGTCATATTTTCAATAAATTTAATAACATCTTCTTTTGTAATCTCTGCCATTAGTAAACCTCCTTTTTAATTTTCCTTTGCTTTTTTCTCTTCTATTGCTTTAAGCACATACAGAAGCTGCCTTATGTTTGCCGCTAAAACATTGACAAAACCAGAAATTGGAGCCTTCATAGTGCCAAGCAGTTGTGCAACAAGCACCTCTTTTGGTGGCAACTTGCTCAAAGCCTTAATATCATCTGCCGTCAAGAGTTTGCCTTCTAATGAACCAAACTTAATCTCAAGCTTGCCATACTCTTTAGCCTTTTCAACCATAATCTTGGCAAGCACCGCAGGGTCATCAAAACCCAAAGCAAAGGCATTCGGGCCTTTTAGCTGTTCTGTCATCGACTCCCAAGCTGTGCCCTCAACAGCCTTTTTAACAATGTTGTTTTTGATAACATTGAAGGTGCAACCCTGCTCTTTGACGGCGTTTCTGATGGCTTCCATCTCTGCCACCGTAAGACCCGTATAGCTTGCAGCTATAAGGATCTTAGCTTCCTTCAGTCTCTCCCTTAGCCTGTCGGCTAACTCAACCTTTCGCTCTCTCTTCAATATCCCCCTCCTTTCTTGGACGGGTCAAAAACTGGCCTCTTGCAGGCTTACTTTAAAGCCCTTAGGCTACCCGCAGTCTTTGACCTCTTAGATTTT
This genomic stretch from Hippea alviniae EP5-r harbors:
- the rpoB gene encoding DNA-directed RNA polymerase subunit beta, whose protein sequence is MAEPLKLQYRMRVNFSKTKKVLEIPDLLRLNINSFKEFVDKNSKREKNLDNALRSIFPIDDVHGRLRLDLVDWEITPPKFSPEECKIKGLSYTGNLILKVRLTQWNIDEHTGEKLDIEDIKEQNIYVGELPLITETGSFIINGVERVIVGQLHRSPGVIFKKLSEFAGRGLFYGQIIPERGSWIEFETETREILSTRIDRKKKFPATILLQALGMDESEILKTFYETIHVKIEDGNIYAKLNESIIGLRADLDIEVNGEVVVKEGKKITTRAFKTLSEANVEYVPIRESDLQGKFLATPLKINVDDEEEIIRPATKLTKEKLSFIKEFDAEFDVVYSKFDDYLILNTLVAAREVLNKRRVALPEGLDDEDVARIFIHTLLRPGEHTSIEDAKRFFENLFFNPERYDVSLEGRIRLNETFNIDVPEDVRVLTKDDLVGIMRHIVLLENDQVYPDDVDSLSNRKVNLVGDQLYREIRNGLLRMQRLIKDKMVMREIDNIMPYDVINTKPVAVAIKDFFATGQLSQFMDQTNILSEISHKRRLSALGSGGLTRERAGFEVRDVHPTHYGRICPIETPEGANIGLISSLAIYANINELGFIETPYRIVKDGRVTDEVVYLSASKEKGHIIAQASAPLNEDGTFKNEYVAARKDGEFVVVRNTEIDLMDVSPNQIVSVAAGLIPFLEHDDANRALMGSNMQRQAVPLIRPEAPLVGTGLEPVVAKYSRYAVVAKRDGKVVRIDDKIYVAVKTEDGYELDVYPLKKFLRSNQDTCFTQTPVVDVGDYVKEGQIIADGPSMDKGELALGKNLVVAFVSWRGYNYEDGITISRRVVEEDLYTSIHIKEFSVYVRDTKFGMEEITADVPNASSETLRNLDKNGIVRIGAYVKPGDILVGKVTPKAETHYSPEEKLLRSIFGEKAANVADSSLRVPPDTSGIVVDVKILHRRGADVNPREKEIIAQEKQKIEKELKNKLKLLQKLKIDSLKEAIIGHAPEEDIKVGSKVFKKGKAINSEELEGLNERELERLLPKGFDLKSLNKHYREMEKSIKEHHNKLIKSIEKESDLPPGVISVVNVYIATKRKLSVGDKMSGRHGNKGVVSKILPVQDLPFLEDGTPVDIVLNPLGVPSRMNIGQIMETHLGWLSKGLGKKIDELLKAGRRDLLRDFIKRIFNSKKAEEFIDSLSDEEIEKYAKEWKNGVHFANPVFEGAKEKDLKYLMDMVGFKELKSEVYDGITGEKFKEPVTVGVMYVLKLHHLVDDKVHARSVGPYSLVTQQPLGGKAQFGGQRFGEMEVWALEGYGAAYTLHEMLTVKSDDVTGRNRTYEAIVKGRPIPLGGVPESFNVLIKEMQALCLDVELLKDIRRR
- the rplJ gene encoding 50S ribosomal protein L10, whose protein sequence is MKRERKVELADRLRERLKEAKILIAASYTGLTVAEMEAIRNAVKEQGCTFNVIKNNIVKKAVEGTAWESMTEQLKGPNAFALGFDDPAVLAKIMVEKAKEYGKLEIKFGSLEGKLLTADDIKALSKLPPKEVLVAQLLGTMKAPISGFVNVLAANIRQLLYVLKAIEEKKAKEN
- the rplL gene encoding 50S ribosomal protein L7/L12 produces the protein MAEITKEDVIKFIENMTVVELAEFVKELEDKFGVSAAAPVAAVAAAAPAAGGGEAAAEEKTEFDVVLNKAGDKKIQVIKVVREITGLGLKEAKALVDSAPKAVKEKVSKEEAEQIKAKLEEAGAEVEIK